DNA from Rhizobacter sp. J219:
TGTCGGCGAGGAACACCGCCTCGCGCAGGTCGTGCGTGACGAGGATGACGTTGAATTTCTGCGTCGCCTGCAGGTCGCGCAGGATGCACCACAGCTCTTCGCGGGTGAACGCATCGAGCGCGCCGAAAGGCTCGTCGAGCAGCAGCATCTTGGGCTCGTGGATCAGCGCGCGGCAGATCGAGGCGCGCTGCTGCATGCCGCCCGAGAGCTGCCACGGGAACTTGTCTTCGTAGCCCCCAAGGCCCACGCTGGCCAGCAGCTTCCTGGCCTTCTCCGCGTATTCGCTGCGCTTTGCGCGGAAGTTCGAGCGGTAGGGCTCGACGATCTCCAGCGGCAGCAGCACGTTGTCCAAGGTGGTGCGCCACGGGAGCAGCGATGGTGCCTGGAAGGCCATCCCGGTGATCTTGAGCGGGCCGGTGACCTCGCGCCCGTCGATCAGGATGCTCCCCTGCGAGGGCATCTTGAGCCCGGTGGCGAGTTTCATGAAGGTCGACTTGCCGCATCCCGAAGGGCCGACGATGGCGATGAACTCACCCTCGTTGACCTGCAGCGAGATGTCTTCGACGGCGTATTGTTTTTTGGCGAGCAGCTCGTCGTTGTAGGCGAGCCAGACGTTGCGGAAGTCGACGAAGCTGGGCATGGGCTATTTGGGCAGGTAGGACAGGGCGGACTTGACCGCCTCTCGGTAGATTCCGGGCGCCTCGCGGTGCAGGTAGCTGTGCGAGCCGCCCGAGATCTCGACCCAGCGCACGCTGCCGGGCCTCGCGGCATCACGCAATTTCCGGCCCAGCTCGATGGGCACCGTCCTGTCGCGGTCGCCGTGCATCATGAGGATGGGGGCGTCGACGCGGGCGATCTTCTGGTCGGAGTAGAAGCGCTGGCGGGTGATCCACGAGGCGACCACGCCGTAGGCGCCGACCGAGGCCGCCACGTCGGGCAGGCTGGTGAAGGTCGACTCGACGATCAGCGCGCCGTAGTCGCTGCGGTAGCGCTTGCGTGTGGCGAGGTCGATGGCCACGCCGCCCCCCATCGAGTGGCCGAAGATGACGCGCTTTTTCGGGTCGGGCTGGCGCTGGACGAGTTCGGCCCAGGCCACGTCGGCATCGGCCAGGATCGACTCTTCCGAAGGGATGATGGGCTCGCTGTCGCCCCAGCCGCGGTAGTCGACCGCGAGCACCGACACACCGGCGTCACGCAGCGCCTCCATCTTCGGGTGGTTCTTGTAGAGGCTGCGGAAGGTTCCGTGCAGGTAAAGCAGGGTGGGTGCTTGCGGGTCGGGGTGCGGCATCCACCAGAAGGCGAGGGTCTCGGGCTTGTCGCCATCGCCCGGCTTCTTCTCGCCGCGCACCTTGAGCGTGTACATCTGGTCGCCGGCCTTGAGCCCCGCGAAGTCGGCCGGACGGCCAGGCGCGGGTCGGTAGACCAGTTCGCGCTCCTTGGCGTCCCACCAGGCGCAGCCGCTGGCCAGCAGCGACAGGCAAAGCGTCACACACGGCGTTACCCACCGCCGGCGCCGACCGGGGTGAGTGCTCAAAAACATGGCGACAATTGAACCCATGAAAGTCCTTGTTTCCGCGCTGGCGATGGCCGCGGCCTGCACAGCGCTGCCCGCCCTTTCCCAGACCACCATCGAACCCGAGAAGCCCGCCCCGGCAGTGAACGCCCGGGCACCTGCGGCCAGCCCGTCCGGCAGCGGGGGCACCTGGCGCCTGATGGCTTCGCCCTACACGATCCATTATTCACACGACCCCAACCACCGGCCGGTGTGGATGCTCGGCTTCGAGCGCGAGCGGCTCGACGGCATGCTGTGGGGGGCCTGCTACTTCAGCAACTCGTTCGGCCAGCCGAGCGCGATGGTCTACGGCGGGCAGCGGCTGTACGACTTCAGCCCCTACCCGCAGTTCTTCGCCCAGTGGACGGCCGGCATCATGTATGGCTACAAGGGCGAGTACCAGGACAAGGTGCCGTTCAACCACCGCGGCTTCTCGCCCGGCGTGGTGCTGGCCCTGGGATGGCAGTTCACGCCGCGCTATTCGCTGCAGGCGAACGTGCTCGGCAACTCGGCCTTGATGTTCCAGTTCTCGATCGACCTGCCCTGAAGGGCAGCGTCACTTCTTCGGCGCGGCCTTGAAGATGTCGCGCTCGGCGGCCGCCGGCAGGTGGCTGCCGTTCCACACCGCTGCCGCGTTCACCCGCTCCTTGGTGGCAAACGCGTCCGACACCTGGCTCGCCATCAGCGACAGGCGCCCCGGGTTGGTGGCACCGAAGGTGTCGGCCTTGGCATCGGCGGTCAGCACCGAGGCGTCGAGCGCGAGCTTCAGGCGCCGCAGTTCGAGCTCTTCGTTGATGATCCCGTCGCGTGTCTTGACGGTCGCGATGCCGGCTTTCGGGTCGGCGATCACGTCTTTCATGCCCTTGGTGAAGGCCCGCAGGAAGGCCTTCACCGCCTCGGGGTTCTTCTTGAGGAATTCCTCGCCGGCAATGATCGCGTTGCCGTAGAGCTTCACGCCGTACTGCGGGTAGGGGAGGATCACCACGTCATCGGTCTTCACGCCGCGCGCTTCAAGGTTGAGCAGCGAGGTGAACGAGAAGCCGGTGATGGCGTCGATGTCGCCGCGCACGAGCATGGTCTCCCGCAGGGGCGGGTCCATCGCCGTCCAGGCGACGTTGTTGATGTTGTTGGCCTTGGCGAAGATCGGCCAGGCCTTGCGACCGGCGTCGAAAACGGGCGCGCCGAGTTTCTTGCCGTTCAGGTCGGCCGGGGTCTTGATGCCGCTCTTCTTGAGCGCGAGCACCGCGGCCGGCGTGTTGTTGTAGACCATCATCACCGCGACCGGCTTGTTGGGCGCGGTCGGGTTGTTGGCGTGGAATTCCATCAGCGCGGCCAGGTCGGCAAAGCCCATGTCGTAGGTGCCCGAGGCCACACGGGTGACGGTGCCGCCCGAGCCGTTGCCGGCGTCGATGGTCACGTTGAGCTTCTCGGCCTTGAAGTG
Protein-coding regions in this window:
- a CDS encoding alpha/beta hydrolase, which codes for MTLCLSLLASGCAWWDAKERELVYRPAPGRPADFAGLKAGDQMYTLKVRGEKKPGDGDKPETLAFWWMPHPDPQAPTLLYLHGTFRSLYKNHPKMEALRDAGVSVLAVDYRGWGDSEPIIPSEESILADADVAWAELVQRQPDPKKRVIFGHSMGGGVAIDLATRKRYRSDYGALIVESTFTSLPDVAASVGAYGVVASWITRQRFYSDQKIARVDAPILMMHGDRDRTVPIELGRKLRDAARPGSVRWVEISGGSHSYLHREAPGIYREAVKSALSYLPK
- a CDS encoding ABC transporter substrate-binding protein, with the translated sequence MPPPCGRLPLLAHAQETPLKFQLDWRFEGPAALFLVPAAKGHFKAEKLNVTIDAGNGSGGTVTRVASGTYDMGFADLAALMEFHANNPTAPNKPVAVMMVYNNTPAAVLALKKSGIKTPADLNGKKLGAPVFDAGRKAWPIFAKANNINNVAWTAMDPPLRETMLVRGDIDAITGFSFTSLLNLEARGVKTDDVVILPYPQYGVKLYGNAIIAGEEFLKKNPEAVKAFLRAFTKGMKDVIADPKAGIATVKTRDGIINEELELRRLKLALDASVLTADAKADTFGATNPGRLSLMASQVSDAFATKERVNAAAVWNGSHLPAAAERDIFKAAPKK
- a CDS encoding ABC transporter ATP-binding protein, which encodes MPSFVDFRNVWLAYNDELLAKKQYAVEDISLQVNEGEFIAIVGPSGCGKSTFMKLATGLKMPSQGSILIDGREVTGPLKITGMAFQAPSLLPWRTTLDNVLLPLEIVEPYRSNFRAKRSEYAEKARKLLASVGLGGYEDKFPWQLSGGMQQRASICRALIHEPKMLLLDEPFGALDAFTREELWCILRDLQATQKFNVILVTHDLREAVFLADTVYVMSRSPGRMLVRKTIELPRPRELELTYTKEFTDLVLELREHIGAIRKPVGQVEVPQ